A window from Bombus fervidus isolate BK054 chromosome 12, iyBomFerv1, whole genome shotgun sequence encodes these proteins:
- the LOC139992919 gene encoding uncharacterized protein isoform X1: MSSSSEKPQRRHTVSTCKRSLNFCSTPLKGKPKRPSSISISGVDSNPSSAKEQSKNQILVRISDGKQKRKKKKLQQKTSKLKGTVGGNRGKEKKKEKRKKKCKTKKSIVKVDPNTDWETCNEDSHLPPINKSTEKFSQKATSGSDSSVLFKDLRSPERIREAPCFVEDRLQSPILLPRAWDIESPERLDFKENEGKLPVKDLPFSCLFDDSDDEEDALCLKKENVVNTYLGLGNKAKSKNDIRIEKCKQWLVNVSVPTTSSDVLWDEFVKNNCKDISRYLVPTSNTQKSRLKKYRQTSNGNEKDENSIIQNDHEERSIFKEVKSELPEDMDIVRGYWDKSSQKWVRVHYRSDVYNFLNNKEDNFGGMTLNQFLQKCRDQKEQVDEPASFSSSPPSSHSKSPFSSYPSSPSLIYLQNTKKNVKDIKSNPNNKRKRTKSFLDDFESKRSKTTIANVSNLELQRINQIRRFALRLKKKRMMVDNEIPSTSKDINSDSRIRSLKRVSKNELDDREKDKKRLKLIKVKDKPTIKSVEILNGVKKYKVAEQK; encoded by the exons atgtcttCTTCGTCTGAGAAGCCACAAAGAAGACACACTGTAAGTACCTGCAAAAGAAGTTTGAACTTTTGTAGTACACCATTAAAAGGGAAACCTAAGCGGCCAAGTAGCATAAGCATATCTGGAGTTGATTCCAATCCTTCCTCGGCAAAAGAACAAAGTAAAAACCAAATTTTAGTTAGAATTTCTGATGGCAagcaaaagaggaaaaaaaagaaattgcagcAAAAGACATCGAAATTAAAAGGAACTGTGGGAGGTAATCGtgggaaagaaaagaagaaagaaaaaagaaaaaagaaatgcaaAACAAAGAAATCGATTGTGAAGGTAGATCCTAATACAGATTGGGAAACGTGTAACGAAGATTCCCATCTACCTCCAATTAACAAATCAACAGAGAAATTTTCCCAAAAAGCTACTTCTGGATCTGACAGTAGTGTCTTGTTTAAAGACTTAAGATCGCCAGAAAGGATTCGGGAAGCTCCTTGTTTTGTCGAAGATCGTTTACAGTCACCCATTTTGCTACCGCGCGCATGGGATATCGAAAGTCCAGAAAGACTTGATTTTAAAGAGAATGAAGGTAAACTTCCTGTGAAAGATTTACCTTTTTCTTGTCTATTCGATGATTCTGATGACGAGGAGGATGCATTATGTctaa aaaaagaaaacgtagTTAATACGTATCTAGGTCTCGGAAACAAGGCAAAGAGCAAAAATGATATAAGAATCGAAAAATGCAAGCAGTGGTTGGTCAATGTATCAGTTCCAACAACATCAAGTGATGTTCTCTGGgatgaatttgttaaaaataattgtaaagatATCAGCAGGTATCTTGTGCCAACTAGTAACACACAAAAATCacgattaaagaaatataggCAAACGAGCAACGGGAATGAAAaag ATGAAAATTCTATAATCCAAAATGATCATGAAGAAAGATCTATTTTTAAAGAGGTTAAATCAGAGTTGCCTGAAGATATGGATATTGTGCGTGGATATTGGGATAAATCTTCGCAAAAATGGGTTCGAGTTCACTATAGATCCGACGTgtacaattttcttaataataaagaagataATTTTGGAGGGATGACTCTAAAtcaatttcttcaaaaatGCAGGGATCAAAAAGAACAAGTAGATGAACCAGCATCTTTTTCTAGTTCTCCTCCTAGTTCTCATTCTAAATCTCCTTTTAGTTCTTATCCTAGTTCTCcttctttaatatatttgcagaatactaaaaaaaatgtcaaagatataaaaagCAATCCGAAtaacaagagaaaaagaacaaaaagttTTCTTGATGATTTCGAATCGAAGAGATCCAAAACAACAATAGCGAATGTATCAAACTTGGAACTGCAAAGGATAAATCAAATACGTCGATTCGCATTACGattaaagaagaagagaatgaTGGTTGACAATGAAATACCTTCAACttcaaaagatattaattctGATAGTAGAATACGTTCACTGAAAAGAGTGAGTAAAAATGAATTGGATgacagagaaaaagataaaaaaagactAAAACTGATCAAAGTGAAAGATAAACCTACGATTAAATCGGTAGAAATATTAAACggtgtaaaaaaatataaagtggCTGAACAAAAGTAG
- the LOC139992919 gene encoding uncharacterized protein isoform X2 — MSSSSEKPQRRHTVSTCKRSLNFCSTPLKGKPKRPSSISISGVDSNPSSAKEQSKNQILVRISDGKQKRKKKKLQQKTSKLKGTVGGNRGKEKKKEKRKKKCKTKKSIVKVDPNTDWETCNEDSHLPPINKSTEKFSQKATSGSDSSVLFKDLRSPERIREAPCFVEDRLQSPILLPRAWDIESPERLDFKENEGKLPVKDLPFSCLFDDSDDEEDALCLKKENVVNTYLGLGNKAKSKNDIRIEKCKQWLVNVSVPTTSSDVLWDEFVKNNCKDISRYLVPTSNTQKSRLKKYRQTSNGNEKDENSIIQNDHEERSIFKEVKSELPEDMDIVRGYWDKSSQKWVRVHYRSDVYNFLNNKEDNFGGMTLNQFLQKCRDQKEQNTKKNVKDIKSNPNNKRKRTKSFLDDFESKRSKTTIANVSNLELQRINQIRRFALRLKKKRMMVDNEIPSTSKDINSDSRIRSLKRVSKNELDDREKDKKRLKLIKVKDKPTIKSVEILNGVKKYKVAEQK, encoded by the exons atgtcttCTTCGTCTGAGAAGCCACAAAGAAGACACACTGTAAGTACCTGCAAAAGAAGTTTGAACTTTTGTAGTACACCATTAAAAGGGAAACCTAAGCGGCCAAGTAGCATAAGCATATCTGGAGTTGATTCCAATCCTTCCTCGGCAAAAGAACAAAGTAAAAACCAAATTTTAGTTAGAATTTCTGATGGCAagcaaaagaggaaaaaaaagaaattgcagcAAAAGACATCGAAATTAAAAGGAACTGTGGGAGGTAATCGtgggaaagaaaagaagaaagaaaaaagaaaaaagaaatgcaaAACAAAGAAATCGATTGTGAAGGTAGATCCTAATACAGATTGGGAAACGTGTAACGAAGATTCCCATCTACCTCCAATTAACAAATCAACAGAGAAATTTTCCCAAAAAGCTACTTCTGGATCTGACAGTAGTGTCTTGTTTAAAGACTTAAGATCGCCAGAAAGGATTCGGGAAGCTCCTTGTTTTGTCGAAGATCGTTTACAGTCACCCATTTTGCTACCGCGCGCATGGGATATCGAAAGTCCAGAAAGACTTGATTTTAAAGAGAATGAAGGTAAACTTCCTGTGAAAGATTTACCTTTTTCTTGTCTATTCGATGATTCTGATGACGAGGAGGATGCATTATGTctaa aaaaagaaaacgtagTTAATACGTATCTAGGTCTCGGAAACAAGGCAAAGAGCAAAAATGATATAAGAATCGAAAAATGCAAGCAGTGGTTGGTCAATGTATCAGTTCCAACAACATCAAGTGATGTTCTCTGGgatgaatttgttaaaaataattgtaaagatATCAGCAGGTATCTTGTGCCAACTAGTAACACACAAAAATCacgattaaagaaatataggCAAACGAGCAACGGGAATGAAAaag ATGAAAATTCTATAATCCAAAATGATCATGAAGAAAGATCTATTTTTAAAGAGGTTAAATCAGAGTTGCCTGAAGATATGGATATTGTGCGTGGATATTGGGATAAATCTTCGCAAAAATGGGTTCGAGTTCACTATAGATCCGACGTgtacaattttcttaataataaagaagataATTTTGGAGGGATGACTCTAAAtcaatttcttcaaaaatGCAGGGATCAAAAAGAACAA aatactaaaaaaaatgtcaaagatataaaaagCAATCCGAAtaacaagagaaaaagaacaaaaagttTTCTTGATGATTTCGAATCGAAGAGATCCAAAACAACAATAGCGAATGTATCAAACTTGGAACTGCAAAGGATAAATCAAATACGTCGATTCGCATTACGattaaagaagaagagaatgaTGGTTGACAATGAAATACCTTCAACttcaaaagatattaattctGATAGTAGAATACGTTCACTGAAAAGAGTGAGTAAAAATGAATTGGATgacagagaaaaagataaaaaaagactAAAACTGATCAAAGTGAAAGATAAACCTACGATTAAATCGGTAGAAATATTAAACggtgtaaaaaaatataaagtggCTGAACAAAAGTAG